In one window of Nocardiopsis aegyptia DNA:
- a CDS encoding MFS transporter — protein MLSNYRRLFAVPHVLSLLSWSLVARFYMPGQMIAVTFLVVEWTGSYTYAGVVAGAFTLGMALVGPLRGRMADRGGSDRLVLVCGAVFATGLVVLALFPASLWWLAVPLALATGLFGSPANQIVRALWPRLTRGPERQAIYAAEATTQELLFVFSPILTAGVVAYWGPRWSLLLLALLALAGSIGFALALRRAGVTGPAPAEPGTAPTAGASGTGSAPGRRRSLVLHPVLGLLFAMCLLMIAGIIGTDLMIVAWANELDAPEYVMVLASVWALGSLVGGMVSGAVKGPPHLVRRCFATTLGLALVLPFLPPITHLPTPLLATPVLFLAGLAVAPTLAAVMGRIGDSAPSDRRAEAFGWLATAMGVGAAIAGPLAGGLIDGFGIAGGAAATVGALLVASVLSLFAVRRRADTVAVSERAVS, from the coding sequence GTGTTGTCCAACTACCGGCGCTTGTTCGCCGTCCCCCACGTCCTGTCCCTCCTCAGCTGGTCCCTCGTCGCGCGGTTCTACATGCCGGGGCAGATGATCGCGGTCACCTTCCTGGTGGTGGAGTGGACGGGGTCCTACACCTACGCGGGTGTGGTGGCGGGCGCGTTCACTCTGGGGATGGCTCTGGTGGGGCCGCTGCGCGGCCGGATGGCGGACCGCGGTGGCAGCGACCGCCTGGTGCTGGTGTGCGGCGCGGTGTTCGCCACGGGGCTGGTGGTGCTGGCGTTGTTCCCGGCGTCCCTGTGGTGGCTCGCGGTCCCGCTGGCCCTGGCCACGGGCCTGTTCGGCTCGCCGGCCAACCAGATCGTGCGGGCGCTGTGGCCGCGACTGACCCGCGGGCCCGAGCGCCAGGCCATCTACGCGGCCGAGGCGACGACGCAGGAACTCCTGTTCGTGTTCTCCCCGATCCTGACAGCCGGCGTGGTCGCGTACTGGGGCCCGCGCTGGTCGCTCCTGCTGCTCGCCCTCCTGGCGCTGGCGGGCTCGATCGGGTTCGCGCTGGCGCTGCGGCGCGCGGGTGTCACCGGGCCCGCGCCGGCCGAGCCGGGCACGGCGCCGACCGCGGGCGCCTCCGGGACCGGGTCCGCACCGGGCCGTCGGCGGAGCCTGGTCCTGCACCCGGTCCTGGGCCTGCTCTTCGCCATGTGCCTGCTGATGATCGCCGGGATCATCGGCACGGACCTGATGATCGTGGCGTGGGCCAACGAGCTCGACGCGCCCGAGTACGTGATGGTGCTGGCGTCGGTGTGGGCGCTGGGCTCCCTGGTCGGCGGCATGGTCTCCGGTGCCGTCAAGGGGCCGCCGCACCTGGTGCGCCGCTGCTTCGCCACCACACTGGGGCTGGCCCTCGTGCTGCCGTTCCTGCCGCCGATCACGCACCTGCCCACGCCTCTGCTGGCCACTCCGGTGCTGTTCCTGGCCGGACTGGCGGTCGCGCCGACGCTGGCCGCGGTGATGGGCCGGATCGGTGACAGCGCCCCCTCCGACCGGCGGGCCGAGGCCTTCGGGTGGCTGGCCACGGCCATGGGCGTGGGCGCCGCGATCGCGGGCCCGCTGGCCGGCGGCCTCATCGACGGCTTCGGGATC
- the malQ gene encoding 4-alpha-glucanotransferase — MRDVQLARVAEQYGIATSYEDWRGRRVPVRPDTIRHILSALGVDPDRPEEDSAPGPLPPAVVVREHKAPDLVLPEGARSSVETADGSLLPFDPGLPLGVHTLHVTVGGTEHDAPLLVVPDRVEPRALRRDRRLWGLMTQVYSVRSRASWGIGDLRDLAELVDWSGRDLEADFALINPVHATEPLPPLEPSPYLPVSRRYASPLYIRIEDVPEYARLDPAQREGIQRLARPLRERGRTADLLDRDAVWEAKRSALEILFQVPRAPGREAALRTYLEREGQPLVEFATWCALAEEYGADFRSWPAPLRDVSAHAVGQEALRRWPTVEFHRWLQWLLDDQLSQAQATARAAGMDVGIVHDLAIGVQAGGADAWMYGDALVPGLHVGAPPDEFNRSGQDWGQPPWNPRRLAELGYAPFRQMIAQALRHSGGVRVDHVMGLFRLWCVPEGASADEGTYLRFDHEGMVGTLALAAHRADAVVIGEDLGTVEPWVRDHLRDRGLLGTSVLWFEQERDGTPRAPQDWRTDCLATVATHDLPPVASFLSAEHVELRDRLGLLGRPVEEERADSEARVERWRAHLVDLGLLDPGVDPVADPAAVVAAMHAYLVRTPARMLGVALTDVVGERRMQNQPGTSTEYPNWRIPLTSAEGEPVLVDELLADPRMVARIRRTLGPLGRGGTAEDTP; from the coding sequence GTGAGGGACGTTCAGCTGGCCCGCGTGGCCGAGCAGTACGGGATCGCGACGAGCTACGAGGACTGGCGGGGCAGACGGGTGCCGGTGAGACCCGACACCATCCGCCATATCCTGTCGGCGCTGGGGGTGGACCCGGACCGGCCCGAGGAGGACTCCGCTCCGGGGCCGCTGCCGCCGGCCGTCGTCGTCCGCGAGCACAAGGCGCCCGACCTCGTCCTGCCCGAGGGCGCCCGCAGCAGCGTCGAGACCGCCGACGGCTCCCTGCTGCCCTTCGATCCCGGCCTGCCCCTGGGCGTGCACACCCTCCACGTCACCGTGGGCGGGACCGAGCACGACGCGCCCCTGCTCGTGGTCCCCGACCGCGTCGAGCCGCGTGCCCTGCGCCGCGACCGGCGCCTGTGGGGCCTCATGACCCAGGTCTACAGCGTGCGCTCCCGCGCCTCCTGGGGCATCGGCGACCTGCGCGACCTGGCCGAGCTGGTCGACTGGAGCGGCCGCGACCTGGAGGCCGACTTCGCCCTCATCAACCCGGTGCACGCCACCGAGCCGCTCCCGCCGCTCGAACCCTCGCCGTACCTGCCCGTGAGCCGCCGCTACGCCAGCCCCCTCTACATCCGGATCGAGGACGTGCCCGAGTACGCCCGCCTCGACCCGGCCCAGCGGGAGGGCATCCAGCGCCTGGCCAGGCCGCTGCGCGAACGCGGGCGCACCGCCGACCTGCTCGACCGCGACGCCGTGTGGGAGGCCAAGCGCTCCGCCCTGGAGATCCTCTTCCAGGTGCCGCGCGCGCCGGGCCGCGAGGCCGCGCTGCGGACCTACCTCGAACGCGAGGGGCAGCCGCTGGTGGAGTTCGCCACCTGGTGCGCGCTGGCCGAGGAGTACGGGGCCGACTTCCGGTCCTGGCCGGCGCCCCTGCGCGACGTCTCCGCCCACGCCGTCGGCCAGGAGGCCCTGCGCCGGTGGCCGACCGTGGAGTTCCACCGGTGGCTCCAGTGGCTGCTCGACGACCAGCTCTCCCAGGCCCAGGCCACCGCACGCGCGGCGGGGATGGACGTCGGCATCGTGCACGACCTCGCCATCGGGGTGCAGGCCGGCGGCGCGGACGCCTGGATGTACGGCGACGCCCTGGTGCCGGGGCTGCACGTGGGCGCGCCGCCGGACGAGTTCAACCGGAGCGGCCAGGACTGGGGCCAGCCGCCCTGGAACCCGCGGCGGCTCGCGGAACTGGGCTACGCGCCCTTCCGCCAGATGATCGCCCAGGCGCTGCGGCACTCCGGCGGCGTACGGGTGGACCACGTCATGGGGCTGTTCCGGCTGTGGTGCGTCCCCGAGGGGGCGTCCGCCGACGAGGGCACCTACCTGCGCTTCGACCACGAGGGCATGGTCGGCACCCTGGCGCTGGCCGCCCACCGCGCCGACGCCGTGGTCATCGGCGAGGACCTGGGTACGGTGGAGCCCTGGGTCCGCGACCACCTGCGCGACAGGGGACTGCTGGGCACGTCCGTGCTGTGGTTCGAACAGGAGCGGGACGGCACCCCGCGCGCTCCGCAGGACTGGCGCACGGACTGCCTGGCCACGGTCGCCACCCACGACCTGCCGCCGGTGGCGTCCTTCCTGTCCGCCGAGCACGTGGAACTGCGGGACCGGCTGGGCCTGCTCGGCCGCCCCGTGGAGGAGGAGCGCGCCGACTCCGAGGCGCGGGTCGAGCGCTGGCGCGCGCACCTCGTCGACCTCGGACTGCTCGATCCCGGCGTGGACCCCGTGGCCGACCCGGCCGCCGTGGTCGCCGCCATGCACGCCTACCTGGTGCGGACGCCGGCACGCATGCTGGGGGTGGCGCTCACCGACGTGGTGGGGGAGCGCCGGATGCAGAACCAGCCCGGCACCAGCACGGAGTACCCGAACTGGCGGATCCCGCTCACGAGCGCCGAGGGCGAGCCGGTCCTGGTGGACGAGCTCCTGGCCGACCCGCGCATGGTCGCGCGGATCCGCCGGACCCTGGGTCCGCTGGGCCGCGGCGGGACGGCCGAGGACACGCCCTGA
- the pepN gene encoding aminopeptidase N, protein MAGNLTRDEARERARILSVDSYAVELDLTTGDETFRSTTVIRFSSTEAGARTFVDLTAPALRSAVLNGRELDTAELFDGERLVLPDLAARNELTVVADAAYMRTGEGLHRFVDPVDDSVYLYTQFETADAHRMFTCFDQPDLKATFELTVFAPSSWEVVSNSAPDVRGEATGTEDRVRWHFPATPVVSTYITALIAGPYHVVRDEHDGIPLGLYCRASLAEHLDSEALFEVTKQGFDFFHGLFDLRYPFGKYDQLFVPEFNAGAMENAGAVTFLEDYVFRSRVTDARYERRAETILHEMAHMWFGDLVTMRWWDDLWLNESFATYASVYSQANATKWTDAWTTFANVEKSWALRQDQLPSTHPIAADMVDIQAVEVNFDGITYAKGASVLKQLAAYVGVDSFFAGVRAYFKENAFGNTELKDLLRHLEAASGRDLSGWSREWLETTGVNTMRPEFEVDGDGNFTSFTVLQEAADEHPTLRSHRLAIGLYDRTDAGIVRRERVELDVSGARTEVPELVGRARPDLVLINDDDLTFTKIRLDERSLRTVVEGAGEITESLPRALCFGAAWDMTRDAEMAARDYVALVISGISGVDDVMVAQTLLRQATAALLNYADPAWRPFGFELLADRLRALLGAAEPGGDLQLAYANALADTAVSDAHLSLLRGLLDGAITVDGLTVDTDLRWTLLRRLVAKGKAGEDEITAELERDPTATGHRHAAGARAAIPTPEAKAAAWDRIVGSELANAEFRATLTGFTEPGQAELYRPYMEKYFAQLGPAWEKWTGEFAQSFAEMCYPSALVEEATLERTDAYIEEADPAPALRRLLIEGRAGVERALRARAMDIATGQQRA, encoded by the coding sequence GTGGCAGGGAACCTGACACGGGACGAGGCACGGGAACGGGCCCGGATCCTGAGCGTGGACTCCTACGCCGTGGAACTGGACCTGACCACGGGGGACGAGACCTTTCGGTCCACCACCGTCATCCGGTTCTCCAGCACGGAGGCGGGTGCCCGCACGTTCGTGGACCTGACCGCCCCCGCGCTGCGTTCGGCGGTCCTCAACGGCCGCGAGCTCGACACGGCGGAGCTGTTCGACGGTGAGCGCCTCGTCCTTCCGGACCTGGCCGCCCGGAACGAGCTGACCGTCGTCGCCGACGCCGCCTACATGCGCACGGGCGAGGGACTGCACCGGTTCGTGGACCCGGTCGACGACTCGGTGTACCTGTACACCCAGTTCGAGACGGCGGACGCGCACCGCATGTTCACGTGCTTCGACCAGCCCGACCTGAAGGCGACCTTCGAGCTGACGGTGTTCGCGCCGTCCTCGTGGGAGGTCGTCTCCAACAGCGCGCCGGACGTGCGCGGGGAGGCGACCGGCACCGAGGACCGGGTGCGCTGGCACTTCCCGGCCACCCCGGTGGTGTCGACCTACATCACCGCGCTCATCGCGGGCCCGTACCACGTGGTGCGCGACGAGCACGACGGCATCCCGCTGGGCCTGTACTGCCGGGCCTCGCTCGCCGAGCACCTGGACTCCGAGGCCCTGTTCGAGGTCACCAAGCAGGGCTTCGACTTCTTCCACGGGCTGTTCGACCTGCGGTACCCGTTCGGCAAGTACGACCAGCTCTTCGTCCCGGAGTTCAACGCGGGCGCGATGGAGAACGCCGGGGCGGTCACGTTCCTGGAGGACTACGTCTTCCGCTCCCGCGTGACCGACGCCCGCTACGAGCGCCGCGCCGAGACCATCCTGCACGAGATGGCGCACATGTGGTTCGGCGACCTGGTCACCATGCGCTGGTGGGACGACCTGTGGCTGAACGAGTCGTTCGCGACCTACGCCAGCGTCTACAGCCAGGCCAACGCCACCAAGTGGACGGACGCCTGGACCACGTTCGCGAACGTGGAGAAGTCCTGGGCCCTGCGCCAGGACCAGCTGCCCTCGACCCACCCCATCGCCGCCGACATGGTCGACATCCAGGCGGTGGAGGTCAACTTCGACGGCATCACCTACGCCAAGGGCGCCTCGGTGCTCAAGCAGCTCGCGGCGTACGTGGGCGTGGACTCCTTCTTCGCGGGCGTGCGCGCCTACTTCAAGGAGAACGCCTTCGGCAACACCGAGCTGAAGGACCTGCTGCGCCACCTGGAGGCCGCCTCCGGCCGCGACCTGTCGGGCTGGTCCCGCGAGTGGCTGGAGACGACCGGCGTCAACACGATGCGCCCGGAGTTCGAGGTCGACGGCGACGGGAACTTCACCTCCTTCACCGTGCTGCAGGAGGCCGCCGACGAGCACCCGACGCTGCGCTCGCACCGCCTGGCGATCGGCCTGTACGACCGCACCGACGCCGGGATCGTGCGCCGCGAGCGCGTGGAACTGGACGTGAGCGGGGCCCGCACCGAGGTTCCCGAGCTGGTCGGCCGGGCCCGGCCCGACCTCGTGCTGATCAACGACGACGACCTCACCTTCACCAAGATCCGGCTGGACGAGCGCTCGCTGCGCACCGTGGTGGAGGGCGCAGGCGAGATCACCGAGTCGCTGCCGCGCGCGCTGTGCTTCGGCGCCGCCTGGGACATGACCCGGGACGCGGAGATGGCCGCCCGCGACTACGTCGCGCTGGTGATCTCCGGTATCAGCGGTGTCGACGACGTCATGGTCGCGCAGACCCTGCTGCGCCAGGCGACCGCGGCGCTGCTGAACTACGCCGACCCGGCGTGGCGCCCGTTCGGCTTCGAGCTGCTCGCCGACCGCCTGCGCGCACTGCTCGGCGCCGCCGAGCCCGGCGGCGACCTCCAGCTCGCCTACGCCAACGCGCTCGCCGACACAGCGGTCAGCGACGCCCACCTGTCCCTGCTCCGAGGGCTGCTGGACGGTGCCATCACGGTGGACGGCCTGACCGTGGACACCGACCTGCGGTGGACGCTGCTGCGGCGCCTGGTCGCCAAGGGCAAGGCCGGCGAGGACGAGATCACCGCGGAGCTGGAGCGGGACCCGACGGCCACCGGCCACCGGCACGCCGCCGGCGCCCGCGCCGCGATCCCCACGCCGGAGGCCAAGGCCGCCGCGTGGGACCGGATCGTCGGCTCGGAACTGGCCAACGCCGAGTTCCGCGCGACCCTGACGGGCTTCACCGAGCCGGGCCAGGCGGAGCTGTACCGGCCCTACATGGAGAAGTACTTCGCGCAGCTCGGTCCGGCCTGGGAGAAGTGGACGGGCGAGTTCGCCCAGTCGTTCGCGGAGATGTGCTACCCGAGCGCCCTGGTGGAGGAGGCGACGCTGGAGCGCACGGACGCCTACATCGAGGAGGCGGACCCGGCCCCGGCGCTGCGCCGCCTGCTGATCGAGGGACGCGCCGGCGTGGAGCGCGCACTGCGCGCCCGGGCGATGGACATCGCCACGGGTCAGCAGCGCGCCTGA
- a CDS encoding mycothiol-dependent nitroreductase Rv2466c family protein, whose amino-acid sequence MTQPTAPADAQETVYADMWFDPACPWAWITSRWLLEVEKVRPVEVRWHVMSLAVLNEDKDIPDDYREMLKTAWAAVRVCVAAEQRFGPEVLGDLYTALGTRFHNGGQERDDDTIRAALAEAGLPEDLVEAGASTDYDEALRASHAEAMKLVGEDVGTPVVQVEGVSFFGPVLTPTPRGEDAGRLWDGVRLVAGTDGFFELKRTRTRRPLFD is encoded by the coding sequence ATGACCCAGCCCACCGCCCCCGCCGACGCCCAGGAGACCGTGTACGCGGACATGTGGTTCGACCCCGCGTGCCCCTGGGCCTGGATCACCTCCCGCTGGCTGCTGGAAGTCGAGAAGGTCCGCCCCGTCGAGGTGCGCTGGCACGTGATGAGCCTGGCCGTCCTCAACGAGGACAAGGACATCCCCGACGACTACCGCGAGATGCTCAAGACTGCGTGGGCGGCCGTGCGGGTGTGCGTGGCCGCCGAGCAGCGCTTCGGTCCCGAGGTCCTGGGCGACCTCTACACCGCGCTCGGCACCCGGTTCCACAACGGCGGACAGGAGCGCGACGACGACACGATCCGCGCGGCCCTGGCCGAGGCGGGCCTGCCCGAGGACCTCGTGGAGGCCGGCGCCTCCACGGACTACGATGAGGCTCTGCGCGCCTCCCACGCGGAGGCGATGAAGCTGGTCGGCGAGGACGTCGGCACCCCCGTGGTCCAGGTCGAGGGCGTCTCGTTCTTCGGGCCGGTCCTCACGCCGACCCCGCGCGGCGAGGACGCCGGACGGCTGTGGGACGGCGTGCGCCTGGTCGCGGGGACCGACGGCTTCTTCGAGCTCAAGCGCACCCGTACGCGGCGCCCCCTCTTCGACTGA
- a CDS encoding aldehyde dehydrogenase family protein, which translates to MRSLYIDGAWTDSASDEALDVVNPATEQVIDSVPAGATEDVDAAVRAAAAALPAWSALTPGQRVTHLAKALELYNARIGDIAEILTRDMGAPAVFARKVQAGLPSLMFQTFIDLVEEAGERYFEGERQGTSLIVREPIGVVGAITPWNYPLHQIVLKVVPAMLAGNTVVLKPSEIAPLSAYALAEVLHDAGLPAGVFNLVSGTGPVVGEAIAAHPDVAMVSFTGSTRAGTRVSQVAAETVKKVALELGGKSPNVVLPDADLAQAVKRGVADVMRNTGQSCNALTRMLVHRDSYEEAVALAAAAARKYVPGDPADESTRMGPLVSAAQLDKVRAYVRLGVEEGARLVTGGAEPVEGRESGYFVRPTVFADVRNDMRIAQEEIFGPVLALIPYDTEEEAVAIANDTVYGLNAAVWSQDADRALAVARRLRAGQIEVNGGALNPRAPFGGYKRSGVGREWGLHGLDEFCELKSLQL; encoded by the coding sequence ATGCGATCCCTCTACATCGACGGCGCCTGGACGGACTCCGCCTCCGACGAGGCCCTGGACGTGGTCAACCCGGCGACCGAGCAGGTCATCGACTCCGTTCCGGCCGGAGCCACCGAGGACGTCGACGCGGCGGTGCGGGCCGCGGCGGCGGCCCTCCCGGCCTGGTCGGCGCTCACACCCGGCCAGCGCGTCACCCACCTGGCCAAGGCCCTGGAGCTGTACAACGCCCGGATCGGCGACATCGCCGAGATCCTGACCCGCGACATGGGCGCGCCGGCCGTGTTCGCGCGCAAGGTGCAGGCCGGCCTGCCCTCGCTGATGTTCCAGACCTTCATCGACCTCGTCGAGGAGGCCGGTGAGCGCTACTTCGAGGGCGAGCGGCAGGGCACCTCGCTGATCGTGCGCGAGCCGATCGGCGTGGTCGGCGCCATCACCCCGTGGAACTACCCGCTGCACCAGATCGTGCTCAAGGTCGTCCCGGCGATGCTCGCGGGCAACACCGTGGTGCTCAAGCCCAGCGAGATCGCCCCGCTCAGCGCCTACGCGCTCGCCGAGGTCCTGCACGACGCCGGCCTGCCCGCCGGCGTGTTCAACCTGGTGTCGGGCACCGGCCCGGTCGTGGGCGAGGCCATCGCCGCGCACCCGGACGTGGCCATGGTCTCCTTCACCGGCTCCACACGGGCCGGGACCCGGGTCAGCCAGGTCGCCGCGGAGACGGTCAAGAAGGTCGCCCTGGAGCTGGGCGGCAAGTCGCCGAACGTGGTGCTGCCCGACGCCGACCTCGCCCAGGCCGTCAAGCGCGGCGTGGCCGACGTCATGCGCAACACCGGACAGAGCTGCAACGCGCTCACCCGCATGCTCGTCCACCGGGACTCCTACGAGGAGGCGGTCGCGCTGGCCGCCGCCGCAGCGAGGAAGTACGTCCCCGGGGATCCGGCCGACGAGTCCACCCGGATGGGGCCGCTGGTCTCGGCGGCCCAGCTCGACAAGGTCCGCGCGTACGTGCGCCTGGGCGTGGAGGAGGGCGCCCGCCTGGTCACCGGCGGCGCCGAGCCGGTCGAGGGCCGCGAGAGCGGGTACTTCGTCCGGCCGACGGTCTTCGCCGACGTGCGCAACGACATGCGCATCGCGCAGGAGGAGATCTTCGGCCCGGTCCTGGCCCTGATCCCGTACGACACCGAGGAGGAGGCCGTGGCCATCGCCAACGACACGGTCTACGGCCTCAACGCCGCGGTGTGGTCCCAGGACGCCGATCGCGCCCTGGCCGTGGCCCGGCGCCTGCGGGCGGGCCAGATCGAGGTCAACGGCGGTGCGCTCAACCCGCGCGCTCCCTTCGGCGGCTACAAGCGCTCCGGCGTGGGCCGCGAGTGGGGCCTGCACGGGCTCGACGAGTTCTGCGAGCTCAAGTCCCTCCAGCTCTGA
- a CDS encoding ribose-5-phosphate isomerase gives MRVYLGSDHAGFELKEHLVSWLKERGHEVVDKGPAVFDAVDDYPPFVLRAAEAVAADPGALGVVIGGSGNGEQIAANKVRGVRAALAWSEDTARLAREHNDANVLGVGGRMHSLEEATRFVEIFLATPYSDEERHTRRITMLSDYESTGELPPLP, from the coding sequence GTGCGTGTTTACCTTGGATCAGATCATGCGGGCTTCGAGCTCAAAGAACACCTCGTCTCCTGGCTGAAGGAGCGCGGCCACGAGGTCGTCGACAAGGGACCGGCCGTCTTCGACGCCGTCGACGACTACCCCCCGTTCGTCCTGCGCGCCGCCGAGGCCGTCGCGGCCGACCCGGGTGCGCTGGGCGTCGTCATCGGCGGCTCCGGCAACGGCGAGCAGATCGCCGCGAACAAGGTCAGGGGCGTCCGGGCCGCTCTGGCCTGGAGCGAGGACACCGCGCGCCTGGCGCGCGAGCACAACGACGCCAACGTGCTCGGCGTCGGCGGCCGGATGCACTCCCTGGAGGAGGCGACCCGGTTCGTGGAGATCTTCCTCGCCACGCCCTACAGCGACGAGGAGCGGCACACCCGCCGCATCACGATGCTCTCCGACTACGAGAGCACCGGCGAGCTCCCGCCCCTTCCCTAG
- a CDS encoding PP2C family protein-serine/threonine phosphatase translates to MKPTPTAKTTRLLRSTTQRLVAVLRRKVLFRYRLVLITLVTLAVGVGIGAVWGPSGWFPPSSTILTVLAGGLLLKRKSLAALLVVVAAVLLFVAYMLDFGQVGPGLLVTIGVTAVLSYLLSGVRERLGVQGLSGEMMLLDLRDRLRHQGRLPELPRGWGRTAVLRQAGGSSFGGDFVVSIRRENRLDVAVVDVSGKGVDAGTRALLLSGAFSGLIGAVPTRDFLAHCNDYLMRNSGGEGFVTAVHLSVDLDSGAYEIASAGHPPALQYDSGAGQWSTSEAKGVVLGVIPEMTYTSVQGKLRPGDAILLCTDGLIETPGEDLDAGIDRLLGAADTMVARGFSSGAGAVVDTLSKDKNDDCALVVLWRD, encoded by the coding sequence ATGAAGCCGACACCCACCGCCAAGACCACCCGACTCCTGCGATCGACCACGCAGCGGCTCGTCGCGGTGCTCCGGCGCAAGGTGTTGTTCCGCTACCGACTCGTCCTCATCACGCTGGTCACCCTCGCCGTGGGCGTCGGTATCGGTGCCGTGTGGGGCCCCAGCGGCTGGTTCCCGCCCAGCTCCACCATCCTCACCGTGCTGGCCGGCGGCCTGCTGCTCAAGCGCAAGAGCCTGGCGGCCCTGCTGGTCGTGGTGGCGGCGGTCCTGCTGTTCGTGGCCTACATGCTCGACTTCGGCCAGGTCGGCCCCGGCCTGCTGGTCACCATCGGGGTGACCGCGGTGCTGTCCTACCTGTTGTCCGGGGTGCGCGAACGCCTGGGTGTCCAGGGGCTGAGCGGCGAGATGATGCTGCTCGACCTGCGCGACCGCCTGCGCCACCAGGGCCGGCTGCCCGAACTGCCCCGGGGCTGGGGCCGCACCGCGGTCCTGCGGCAGGCGGGCGGATCGTCCTTCGGCGGCGACTTCGTGGTGTCCATCCGGCGCGAGAACCGGCTGGACGTGGCCGTCGTGGACGTCTCGGGCAAGGGCGTGGACGCCGGGACGCGGGCGCTGCTGCTGTCCGGCGCCTTCAGCGGGCTCATCGGAGCCGTTCCCACCCGCGACTTCCTCGCGCACTGCAACGACTACCTCATGCGCAACAGCGGCGGCGAGGGCTTCGTCACCGCGGTCCACCTGAGCGTGGACCTGGACTCCGGCGCCTACGAGATCGCCTCGGCCGGCCACCCGCCCGCGCTGCAGTACGACAGCGGCGCCGGGCAGTGGTCCACGAGCGAGGCCAAGGGCGTCGTGCTCGGAGTCATCCCGGAGATGACCTACACCTCGGTCCAGGGCAAGCTGCGGCCCGGCGACGCCATCCTCCTCTGCACCGACGGCCTCATCGAGACCCCGGGCGAGGACCTGGACGCCGGGATCGACCGCCTCCTGGGCGCCGCGGACACCATGGTCGCCCGCGGGTTCAGCAGCGGCGCGGGCGCGGTCGTGGACACCCTGAGCAAGGACAAGAACGACGACTGCGCGCTCGTCGTCCTGTGGCGGGACTGA